CCGTAGCCTCCGCCGTGCCAGAAGGCGCGCCGCCTGCGCGCGACCAGCGTCACAATCAGAATCACGACTCCGATCCAGAACAGTGGAATCAGCAGGAAGAACCAGCCGAACCCGACCGGCCCGGCACCCCATCCGACCCAGTGTGCTGTTGCCGTTGAGGCAGCTGTCGCGAGTGTGTTGAGCATGATCGATGCATCCAATCTTTCGTCGGGCCGCACTGCGCGACCTCACCTACCCAGACTCGCGTGTCGAGGATGCAACGGAATCTGCCCGGAGGAGTGATCTGAACTACACCCTGCGGAGCAGCGCGCGCTACTGCCAGCCCGGCTGGATCAGCCCGGTCTCGTATGCGATCACAACGAGATGCACACGGTCTCTCGCACCGAGCTTGCCCAGGATGCGCGAGACGTGCGTCTTCGCCGTCAACGGGCTGAGATAGAGTCGCCCCGCGATCTCGGTGTTGGTCAACCCGAGCCCCACCAGAGCCAGCACTTCGCGTTCCCTGTCAGTCAGCACCGACAGCGACTCGAGGTGCTGTTGCGGTTTGATGCGATCCGCCACGCGTTCGAGCAACCGCTTGGTCACACTGGGCGACAGAAGTGCGTCGCCAGCCGCGGCGACCCGGACCGACCTGATCAGCTCGACCGGCTCGGTGTCTTTGACCAGAAACCCGCTCGCGCCGGCTTGAATTGCTGTCGCAACGTAGTCGTCCAGTTCGAATGTGGTGACGATGACGACGTGCACGCCGCTCAACTGCGGGTCCGCTACGATCTTCTCGGTCGCCCACAACCCGTCACCATCCGGCATCCGGATGTCCATGAGCACGACATCCGGATGCGTCGCGCTCGCAAGCGCGACGGCCTCGCGACCAGTCGCCGCCTCACCCACGACCTCGATGTCCGGCTCTGCAGCCAGCAAGGCACCGAACCCGGCTCGCACCAGCTGCTGATCATCGGCCAGCACGACGGTGATCACGACACACCGCCGGCGCGCACAGGCAGTTCTACAACCACTTCGAAGCCGCCTATCTGAGTTACTCCCGCCATCAGGGATCCGCCGAGCAGTTCGGCGCGCTCGCGCATGCCGAGCAGTCCCCGGCCGGGAGGTGCGTCAGCCGCCGGCTCCACACGATCGGCCCTCGGGCCCGGATCGCCGATGGTCGCCCGGTAGTGCGCCGCGTCCTGCTCGATCATGACGGTCGCCACGCGCGCCGCCGAGTGTTTGATCACGTTCGTCAGCGACTCTTGCACGATGCGATACAGCGCGAGCTGCACCGGTGAGGGAACCGTGCCGTGCAATCGATTCTCGATCGTGACCGTCAGGCCCGCGGCACCGGCTGTGTCGATCAGCGCGCCCAGCTGCGCCAGATCCGGCTCGGGACTCGTCGCAGCGTGCTCACCGTCCTGGCGCAGCAATCCGAGCACGGAGCGCACGTCGTCAAGGGCGGCGCGGCTGGTCGCCTTGATCGTCTCAAGGCTCTGACGCGCACGTTCTGGTTCTGTGTCGAACAGATGGAGCCCGACACCGGCCTGCACGCTGATCTGCGACAGCGAATGGGCGAGAACGTCGTGCAATTCGCGAGCGATGCGCAGGCGCTCCGCCTCCTCTGCGCTCTGTCTGCGTGTTGCGACATCGCGCGACATCGCCCGGTACCGCTCGCGGCGTGAGCGACCCGCTTCGGCAAGCGCGACGACCAGGCACAGCGCGATGACGACGAAAAGCACTCTGACGATGGCGAACGGGTTGCCGCCGACCGCAAACCAAGCTATTCCTGGAACGAGTGCGACACCGGCCAAGGTTGCCCACACCCACACGTGAGCACCCCGCATCACCGCCCCGATGACGGCGAATACAAGAGGAATCGCCGCCAGTGGAGGGCCGGGCACAATGGCGATGGCCGGGGCGCAGAGCAAGCCGACGACCGCCACGGTGGCGCCTGGGGCTCTGCGACCGAGGAGCAGGACGAAACTTGCGGCCGCCGAGAGCGCGGCAGCCGCAATGCCGAACGGTGCCCGCACATGGATGGCGATGCCAAGCCCGATCAGCTGCGTGAGCAACGAGATGACGACCGGCACGAAGCGGACACCGTTCCAACGAGGGTACCCGCGCCAGTGCTCGACGTCGCGATGTTCAAAACTGCTGCCCGGCATCTCCTCATGCTAGCCAGCAGGGCCCAACTGGGCAGCCGCTCCAGAGAGGTACCGCGTACTCCCGAGGGAGTATGCAGCCCGCCCGCAGACGAAGAAGGCCCGTAAGAGTGGAGTCTTACGGGCCTTGGCTCCCCGACTTGGACTCGAACCAAGAACCTGCCGGTTAACAGCCGGCTGCTCTGCCAATTGAGCTATCGAGGAATGCTTGTTCGGCTTAGCTACTTTACCAAAGGTTGCGCCCTGACAAAATCGAATCGGTTGAGTCGTGCGACCCATGTGTGTCGTAGAGCAAGGAAACTCTCCTCACGCCTCGCGCTCGTGCGTGTGCTGATCGTGAAGGGCGTCTGCGAGCTTGGCCACAAACGGGTGTTCTCGTTGTGCGAGAACGGTGTCGATATCGCCGTAGCCGATCAATCCGCCCTGCTCGAGCACGGCAATCCGCGCGGTCGCATGGCGCAGCACCGCCAGGTCATGACTGACAACGAGAGCCGCGAAGTCGCGGCCGTGCTTCAACTGACCGAGCAATTCAACAACTGCCGCCCGCACGGTGACGTCGATGCCCGCAGTCGGTTCGTCGGCAACGAGCACAGAAGGCCCCAGAACGATCGAACGCGCGAGTGCGACGCGCTGCCGTTGGCCTCCGCTCAACTGATACGGGTACGACGTCATGACGCCGAGAGGCAAGTGCACAGCGTCGAGCATCGTTGCGACTCTGGCGCCTGCCGCACGCCTGTTGTAGCGTTTGTCGCGATCGAAGATCGGCCGGCTGATGATCTCGCCAACGGTCAGCGACGCAGGGAGTGTATCCGCTGCATCCTGAGCCAGGTAGCCGACGTGAAACGTCAGTTGCGCGCGATCGCGCTTGCTGAGCGACCGCACGGCCATCCCACGCACCCGGGCATCGCCACCGGTGATGCGCGGCACAACGGATGCCGTCTCATCGCGAACCGCCCGGCCCGCGACGATCCGGGCCAGTGTGCTCTTGCCGGAGCCGCTGGCACCGAGCAGCCCCAAGGTCTCACCGCGCTCGACGTGAATGCTCACCCCGTGCAGCGCAACACACGCAGCGCTGGCACCGTGTGCCGGATATTCTGCCGACAGATCGCTGACAACGATCGGTGCATCCGAATCGATCACGCGTCTCCTTCCCGCAAGCGATGCAGCAATTCTCGTCGTTTCGCCTGCTCCACGGGGTCTGGCACCGGCAAAGACGCAAGCAACCGTTGCGTATACGGGTCTTGCGGGTCTCCGAGCACCTGTTCTCCGGTGCCCTCCTCCACCAGACGGCCCAGATGAAGCACCGCTATACGGTCGGCCAGCATGTCCACGACGGCCAGGTCGTGGCTGATGAACAGGCAGGCGAACCCGAACTCGCGCTGCAGTTCGGCGAACAGTTCGAGCACCACAGCCTGCACGGACACATCCAACGCCGATGTCGGTTCGTCCGCGATCAGCAGCGACGGTTCCAACGCCAGTGCCCGCGCAAGCGACGCACGCTGCCGCTGGCCGCCACTCAACTCGTGCGGAAAACGGTCGCCGTAGGCGCGCGGCAACTGAACGGCCTCCAGCAGATCGTCCACGCGACCACGCGCCGCTGCAGGCGTTTTCGCGCGCCCGTGCACGACTAATGGTTCTGCCACGCAGTCCGCGATCGTCAGAAGTGGGTTGAAGCTCGACGCAGGGTCTTGGAACACGAAGCCGATCTGCCGGCGAGACTTCTTGAAGCGGCGCTCGGAAATGCCGTTCATCTCGTTGCCCAAGACGGACAGCGAACCACCGGTGACGCGTGTCAGACCGCCGATCGCGCGACCGATGGTCGTCTTGCCTGAACCGCTCTCCCCGACAAGGCCGAGCACCTCGCCCGGGCGGATGTCGAAACTGACCCCGTCGACGGCGACGAAGCCGGGTCGCCCCAGACGGCCGGGGTACTGGATCCGCAGACCGCGCGCCGCGACAACCGGCGTTTGATCAGCCCAGTCGACCGAACGATCCGCCGCGCGTTGCTGGGTCTTGATGCGACCTTGCCCGACATACGGAACCGCGGCGAGAAGACGTTTCGTGTAGTCCTCGTGGGGAGTCGAAAACAGGGTGCGGGCATCCGCCTCTTCGATCACCTTGCCCTCGTACATCACTGCGACGCGATCGGCGAGGTCGGCGACGACACCCATGTTGTGAGTGATCAGCACGATCGCTGCACCGAACTCGTCGCGGCAGCGACGCAGCAGATCCAGGATCTCGGCCTGCACCGTGACATCCAGCGCGGTCGTCGGCTCGTCTGCGACGATCAGTCCCGGATTGAGCACCAACGCCATGGCGATGACGATGCGCTGCTTCTGCCCGCCGGAGAACTGATGCGGATAGTAGTTGACGCGCGTGTTCGGGTCTGGGATGCCGACCTTGCCGAGGATCTCGATGGCCTGTGCCTTCGCCGCAGCCTTGCTCAGCTTGCCGTGTGCTCGCAAGCCCTCCGCTATCTGCCATCCGACCGTGTACACGGGGTTCAGCGCCGTTGACGGCTCCTGAAACACCATGGAGACATCCGTGCCGCGCACGGCCCGCAGTTCACGCTTGCTGACCGATATCGTGTCCACACCGTCGCCGCTGTGCTGCCCGCGAAGAATCACGGTTCCGGATGCGGTCGCCGTTTCGGGCAGCAACCCCAGGATCGTCTTCGCTGTCACCGTCTTTCCACTGCCACTCTCGCCGACAATGGCAAGAACTTCGCCCGGCGCAACCGAGAGTGTGACGCCGGAGACCGCGTGAACGGCGCCCGCATCCGTGGCAAATGTCACCTTGAGGTTCGTGATGTCGACGACGTTGGTCACAGCCGGCCCTCCTCCCCATCGTGCCGCGCACTTTCTGACATCATGATTCCGGCCTCCTCGAGCCCGTCGAACCCGCCAGGACCAGCAGCCAGCACACCTCCTGGCACCACAGTCACCTCGCCCACTTCGCCCGACAGTTCCGCCGCGGCACGGCGGCCGCGCAGCCTCGGGTCGGCGAGATCGTTGAGGCTTTCACCGACCAACGTGATCCCGAGCACAACGAGCACGATCGCAAGGCCCGGATACAGCGCCGTCCACCAAATTCCCGCGGTCACGTCCGAGATCGCCTTGTTCAGGTCGTAGCCCCATTCCGCAGCGGCGGTCGGCTCGATGCCGAAGCCGAGGAAGCCGAGCCCGGCCAGCGTGAGAATCGCGTCCGACGCATTGAGCGTGAAGATCAACGGGAGGGTTCGCGTGGAGTTGCGGAACACGTGCCGGAACATGATCCGCGCATTGCTTGCGCCGATGACCTTCGCCGATTCGACGTAGGCCTCCGCCTTGATCCGCACTGCCTCGGCTCGCACGACGCGGAAGTACTGCGGGATGTACACCACCGTGATCGAGATCGCTGCTGCCATCACCCCGCCCCACAGACTCGATTGGCCGCCGCTGATCACGATCGACATCACGATCGCCAGCAGCAGGGAAGGGAACGCGTAGATGGCGTCACAGATGACGACGAGCACGCGATCGAGCCAGCCGCCGAAGTAGCCGGAGACCAGGCCCAAAAGCACGCCGGCGAAGATCGACAGGATCACGGCAACGACGATCACAAGAATGGCCGTCTGTGCGCCCCACAGGACGCGCGAATAGACGTCATATCCACCGACTGTCGTTCCCCAGATATGAGCGGAACTCGGTGGCTGCTGCGAGCCGAAATCGCCGTTGCTGTCGTGCAGCTGAGCGAATCCGTACGGCGCGATCAGCGGCGCAAAGCAGGCGATCAGGACGAAGATCGCGGTCAGCACAAGCCCGCCGATGAGCATCGTGCGCTGCACGCCGACGCTCTCACGCACCTGATGCACGATCGGCAGGCGCGTCCACAGGCTACGCCGCGGGGTGACTGTGGCACTCATCTCAGAACCTCACCCTCGGGTCGATGAGCGCGGCAATGACATCGACGATGAAGTTGGTGAGCGCCACAATCACCGCCAGCAAGGCGACGATGCCCTGCACGGCGACGAAGTCTCGCGCCTGCAGATACTGGGCCAGTTGGAAGCCGAGGCCTTTCCACTCGAACGTGACCTCGGTCAGGACCGCGCCGCTCAGCAGCAGCGCGATCTGCAGCCCAATCACGGTGATGATCGGGATCAACGCCGGCCGATAGGCGTGTCTGCGTACCAACCGGTACTCGCCGACACCACGCGAGCGCGCGGCGTCGACGTAATCCGTGGACAGGGTGCCGATGACGTTGGTGCGCACCAGCCTGAGAAACACGCCGGCCGTGAGCAACCCGAGCGCGATTCCCGGGAGCACGGCATGACTGAGCACATCGCCGACGATCGCAGGATCCCCCGTCTGGAACGCGTCGATCAGGTAGATGCCGGTTGGATGAGGAACCAATTGCATCGCGAGTTGCGCGGACACGGATGCCCGTCCGGAGACCGGCAACCAGTCCAGCCAGACGGCGAAGATCAGTTGGAGCAGCAACCCGGCGAAGAACACCGGCGTCGCGTAGCAGAGGATGGCGAACACGCGCAGCACGGCGTCGCCCCACCTGTCTCGGATGTACGCTGCGAGCATTCCGAGAGGGATTCCGACAATGAACGCGACGATGAGTGCGTAGAACGCGAGCTCAAGCGTCGCCGTGCCGTATGTGACAAGCACTTGGGTGACCGGGAGGTGGTCGCTCGTGGTTGTGCCGAAATTACCGGTGGCGATATTGCCAAGGTATTGCAGATACTGCACAATCAGCGGTCGATCGTACCCTGCTTCATGGATGCGCACGGCCAATTGTGCGGGTGTCAAACGCCCGCCGAGCGCTGCGGTGATCGGATCACCCGTCGTACGCATCAGGATGAAGACCAGAGTTACGAGGATGAAGATCGTTGGAAAGATCAGAAGGAACCGGATGATCAAGTACCGGCGTAGGCCACCGCCCGATCGTTGCTTCTTCACTCCGGTTGAATCCTGGGTGGCCGAAGCGCTATCGGGAGTTGTGACAGTCGTTGTCATTGTTGCCTATCAGGATGTGTGCCTATCAGGATGTGTGCCTATCGGGTGGATCGGTCGCACGCGAAGGGCGACCCGCGATCTGCGAGCCGCCCTCCACGACGGTTAACCGATTCTAACCGAGTGGTCGATCAGCCCTTCGCCAGTGCGCCGTAGCGGAACTTGAACGACGCGTCGAGCGTCTTGTCCGTTCCCGTCACGCTCGAACCGACGACGGCAACCTGGGCACCCTGCAGGATTGGCAGCGTGGACAGGTCCGCGGCCACCTTGGTCTGAATCTCCTCGATCAGTTTGGTGCGCTCCGCACGATCGGTTGTGCCGCGCTGCTGGTCTATGAGGCTCTGAACATCGGCATTGTCGTAGTGGTTCGCCAGGAAGTTGTCCTTCGCGAAGAACGGTGACAGGTAGTTGTCCGCGTCAGAGTAGTCGGGGAACCAACCCAGCTGGTAAGCCGGGTACAGGTCGGCGACGCGATCCTTCGAGTACTGAACCCACTCGGTTGACTGCAGGTCGACGGCGAACAGCCCGCCGTTCTGCAGCTGGTCCTTGACCATGGCGTATTCATCACTGGAGGACGGACCGTAGTGGTCGCTGTTGTACTGCAGGTGCAGTTGGATCGGCGTCGTGACTCCTGCTGCCGCCAGAACTTGCTTCGCCTTGTCGAGGCTCGGCCCGCCGTTGCCATCGCCGTAGAGGCCCTTCAGGGCTTCGTTGGCGCCGGTCAGACCCTGCGGAACGTAGGAGTACAGCGGCGTGTAGGTGTCCTTGTAGACCTGCGTCGCAATCGCCTTGCGGTCAAGCAGGTCTGCTGCGGCCTGGCGAACCGCCAGGGCCTTAGCGGGGTCTGCCTGCGCGGTCTTCGCGCCGTACGGCATCGTGTTGAAGTTGAAAACAATGTAACGGATCTCACCGCCAGGGCCGTCGACGACCTTCACCTTCTTGTTGCTGCGCAGGCTCTCGATGTCGGTCGCAGTCAGGCTGCGGAATGCGACGTCGATGTTGCCCTGCTGCACATCGAGCTTCAGGTTCGACGAGTTGGCGTAGTACTTCACGTTGATCGTGGGTGTCTTCGCCTTGCCGAGGATGCCGTCGTAGTTCGGGTTCTCCTTGTACTGGATCAGGCTGTTGACCGCGTAACTGGTGATCTCGTACTGTCCGGCGAAGCCCTCACCCTTGACGATCGTGTTGTCAGGGGTGACCTTGTCTGCCGAGAACACCTGCTCGTCGACGATCGGGCCGGCTGGGCTCGAGAGCACCTGCGGGAAGGTCTGATCGTTCGGTGTCTTCAGGTGGAAGACCGCGGTCAGCGGGTCAGGCGTAGTCACGCTGTCGAGGTTGGCCAGCAGGGAAGCCGGTCCGTTCGGGTCGTTGATCTTCAACTGACGGTCGAAGGTGAACTTAACATCAGACGAGGTCAAGTCGTGGCCGTTCGCGAACTTCAAATCCTTCTTGAGTTTCACGGTGTATTCGGTGGGCGAGGTGAAACTCGCGCTCGCGGCGATGTCCGGCTTGACGTCGGGGCTGCCGTATGGCGAGTTCAGCAAGAACGGGTATACCTGGTTCATCACCGCGAATGATCCGTTGTCATAGGATCCTGCCGGGTCGATGCTGGTGATCTTGTCTGTCGTGCCGATCGTCAGCGTGGAACTCGACGTGGTGGTACCACCCGAGTTGCCGGAACAGCCGGTCAACACCATGGCCGACGCCGCAAGCGCGACGGTAGCCACGAGGATGCGTTTGCCGGTTGAATGTGCGGATTTCATATCCGTATTCCTCTTTCTCATGTCAGATCATCACTGCAGAGCACTCTCAACGATGAGATTGACGGCAGTGCGATAGCTTCAAGTGGTATCACAGATCGGTTCGGCACACGCGGTTGCAGCGCTTCAGCGGCACGATCTTTATCGACCTGATACGTGCGCTAGTCTTCGCGGATGAGCCGGCGCCGGGCCTCCACAGCCACCAGCTCGCGCTGGATGGCATGGAATCCTTCACGGTCGCTCGCGTCCGCCCGCTGCAGCCTTCCGAGCAATTCGGCCTTCTGCCCAAGCAGCCCCTTGTCGACGAGGGAGCCGACCACACCGCGCGCATAGCCGGCCAGGGCTGCCTCGTCGCGCTCAGGGATCGGAGCGACGGCGAGTTGCTGCACAAGCGTGGCGAAAGCAGCCGGCACCTCCGCGACCACATGGTCCACCCAGTCGGGCCGATCGATCGTCTCTGCGCTGGCGGCGATGCCATCGCGCACGACGACGAGGCTCTGATTGTGGAAAGCGGTGCTGACGGCATCCTGAATCAGAGCGGATCCGACGAGCTGTGGATGCTGCAGAATCGCCATCAATGCGTCGCGTTCCAGGCGGGTGGCGGGGTCGCTGCTGAGCTCGGTCAAAGATGGCCCGCGGGGCGCAGCGGGCACCTCGTCGCCGGGCGCCGCTTCGCGCGGCCGTTGCGATGCTGCCGCGGTCGTCGGCCCTCTCCGCTGATTGACTGCTGCCGTCACCTCGTGCAGCTCCATGCCCAGCATTCGGGCAAGCTCTCGGGTGTAGCCCGGCCGCAGGGCAGGGTCCCTGATGTCCGCCACAACGGGCGAGGCAGCGCGCAGAGCAGCGACACGTCCCTCGACCGTGTCGAGGTTGTACCGGGAAAGCACCTGCTTGATCATG
The Rathayibacter sp. SW19 DNA segment above includes these coding regions:
- a CDS encoding SHOCT domain-containing protein gives rise to the protein MLNTLATAASTATAHWVGWGAGPVGFGWFFLLIPLFWIGVVILIVTLVARRRRAFWHGGGYGPGFGPGYGRGSSNAASSAERTLAERFAQGDIDEVEYRARLEVLRANRQADN
- a CDS encoding dipeptide/oligopeptide/nickel ABC transporter ATP-binding protein, which gives rise to MIDSDAPIVVSDLSAEYPAHGASAACVALHGVSIHVERGETLGLLGASGSGKSTLARIVAGRAVRDETASVVPRITGGDARVRGMAVRSLSKRDRAQLTFHVGYLAQDAADTLPASLTVGEIISRPIFDRDKRYNRRAAGARVATMLDAVHLPLGVMTSYPYQLSGGQRQRVALARSIVLGPSVLVADEPTAGIDVTVRAAVVELLGQLKHGRDFAALVVSHDLAVLRHATARIAVLEQGGLIGYGDIDTVLAQREHPFVAKLADALHDQHTHEREA
- a CDS encoding response regulator transcription factor, which codes for MITVVLADDQQLVRAGFGALLAAEPDIEVVGEAATGREAVALASATHPDVVLMDIRMPDGDGLWATEKIVADPQLSGVHVVIVTTFELDDYVATAIQAGASGFLVKDTEPVELIRSVRVAAAGDALLSPSVTKRLLERVADRIKPQQHLESLSVLTDREREVLALVGLGLTNTEIAGRLYLSPLTAKTHVSRILGKLGARDRVHLVVIAYETGLIQPGWQ
- a CDS encoding ABC transporter ATP-binding protein, with the translated sequence MTNVVDITNLKVTFATDAGAVHAVSGVTLSVAPGEVLAIVGESGSGKTVTAKTILGLLPETATASGTVILRGQHSGDGVDTISVSKRELRAVRGTDVSMVFQEPSTALNPVYTVGWQIAEGLRAHGKLSKAAAKAQAIEILGKVGIPDPNTRVNYYPHQFSGGQKQRIVIAMALVLNPGLIVADEPTTALDVTVQAEILDLLRRCRDEFGAAIVLITHNMGVVADLADRVAVMYEGKVIEEADARTLFSTPHEDYTKRLLAAVPYVGQGRIKTQQRAADRSVDWADQTPVVAARGLRIQYPGRLGRPGFVAVDGVSFDIRPGEVLGLVGESGSGKTTIGRAIGGLTRVTGGSLSVLGNEMNGISERRFKKSRRQIGFVFQDPASSFNPLLTIADCVAEPLVVHGRAKTPAAARGRVDDLLEAVQLPRAYGDRFPHELSGGQRQRASLARALALEPSLLIADEPTSALDVSVQAVVLELFAELQREFGFACLFISHDLAVVDMLADRIAVLHLGRLVEEGTGEQVLGDPQDPYTQRLLASLPVPDPVEQAKRRELLHRLREGDA
- a CDS encoding ABC transporter permease; the encoded protein is MSATVTPRRSLWTRLPIVHQVRESVGVQRTMLIGGLVLTAIFVLIACFAPLIAPYGFAQLHDSNGDFGSQQPPSSAHIWGTTVGGYDVYSRVLWGAQTAILVIVVAVILSIFAGVLLGLVSGYFGGWLDRVLVVICDAIYAFPSLLLAIVMSIVISGGQSSLWGGVMAAAISITVVYIPQYFRVVRAEAVRIKAEAYVESAKVIGASNARIMFRHVFRNSTRTLPLIFTLNASDAILTLAGLGFLGFGIEPTAAAEWGYDLNKAISDVTAGIWWTALYPGLAIVLVVLGITLVGESLNDLADPRLRGRRAAAELSGEVGEVTVVPGGVLAAGPGGFDGLEEAGIMMSESARHDGEEGRL
- a CDS encoding sensor histidine kinase; this encodes MPGSSFEHRDVEHWRGYPRWNGVRFVPVVISLLTQLIGLGIAIHVRAPFGIAAAALSAAASFVLLLGRRAPGATVAVVGLLCAPAIAIVPGPPLAAIPLVFAVIGAVMRGAHVWVWATLAGVALVPGIAWFAVGGNPFAIVRVLFVVIALCLVVALAEAGRSRRERYRAMSRDVATRRQSAEEAERLRIARELHDVLAHSLSQISVQAGVGLHLFDTEPERARQSLETIKATSRAALDDVRSVLGLLRQDGEHAATSPEPDLAQLGALIDTAGAAGLTVTIENRLHGTVPSPVQLALYRIVQESLTNVIKHSAARVATVMIEQDAAHYRATIGDPGPRADRVEPAADAPPGRGLLGMRERAELLGGSLMAGVTQIGGFEVVVELPVRAGGVS
- a CDS encoding ABC transporter substrate-binding protein, whose amino-acid sequence is MKSAHSTGKRILVATVALAASAMVLTGCSGNSGGTTTSSSTLTIGTTDKITSIDPAGSYDNGSFAVMNQVYPFLLNSPYGSPDVKPDIAASASFTSPTEYTVKLKKDLKFANGHDLTSSDVKFTFDRQLKINDPNGPASLLANLDSVTTPDPLTAVFHLKTPNDQTFPQVLSSPAGPIVDEQVFSADKVTPDNTIVKGEGFAGQYEITSYAVNSLIQYKENPNYDGILGKAKTPTINVKYYANSSNLKLDVQQGNIDVAFRSLTATDIESLRSNKKVKVVDGPGGEIRYIVFNFNTMPYGAKTAQADPAKALAVRQAAADLLDRKAIATQVYKDTYTPLYSYVPQGLTGANEALKGLYGDGNGGPSLDKAKQVLAAAGVTTPIQLHLQYNSDHYGPSSSDEYAMVKDQLQNGGLFAVDLQSTEWVQYSKDRVADLYPAYQLGWFPDYSDADNYLSPFFAKDNFLANHYDNADVQSLIDQQRGTTDRAERTKLIEEIQTKVAADLSTLPILQGAQVAVVGSSVTGTDKTLDASFKFRYGALAKG
- a CDS encoding ABC transporter permease — its product is MTTTVTTPDSASATQDSTGVKKQRSGGGLRRYLIIRFLLIFPTIFILVTLVFILMRTTGDPITAALGGRLTPAQLAVRIHEAGYDRPLIVQYLQYLGNIATGNFGTTTSDHLPVTQVLVTYGTATLELAFYALIVAFIVGIPLGMLAAYIRDRWGDAVLRVFAILCYATPVFFAGLLLQLIFAVWLDWLPVSGRASVSAQLAMQLVPHPTGIYLIDAFQTGDPAIVGDVLSHAVLPGIALGLLTAGVFLRLVRTNVIGTLSTDYVDAARSRGVGEYRLVRRHAYRPALIPIITVIGLQIALLLSGAVLTEVTFEWKGLGFQLAQYLQARDFVAVQGIVALLAVIVALTNFIVDVIAALIDPRVRF